From Candidatus Omnitrophota bacterium, one genomic window encodes:
- a CDS encoding efflux RND transporter permease subunit — protein MNLPEFGVKRPVTNLMIFFSIIIIAGYSLTRLGVDMMPEIEPPVISVISTYPGASSEDVEIKVTEPLENQLATTPGVEKISSRSIEGVSIISLKFIWGTNLDEASNDIRDRIELSKRVLPDIPDEMENPFIFKFNTANIPILFFGVTANQTYPELYELIDKRVGDALRQLPGVGTVQLMGGLERQINIWIDRERLEGYGFSILDIKNALREENVTQPLGSIKTGFTDYLLRLPGEFTSPEEINLVILGKRDNKFVYLRDVAKIEDGFKEVAMKVRINKTPSIMMMVQKQAGTNTVQVAAMVKEKIKKIEPTLPSDVKMYTIFDTSKDIITALESLKGTLWIGVILVIFVVWFFLRQLFASIIIALTIPFSLLIAFIYLFLSGKTMNVISISALAIAAGLVVDNAIVVVDNAMRHIERGERPQEAAIFGTSEILLAVGASTLTTIVVFMPMLFISGVVGIIFGQLAAIIIVTLLASLFTASTFTPMLCSRWLKLEPKKDAVTPRQKWFSKFYETSERWFDWLEDIYEKALNWCMHHKKTVIAGFLGAFILSLFLSRFIGNEFIPEEDSGDIRITVELPLGTRLEETDKVAQKIEDILRKSAPEAQYVYVRSGEPSGGMGRAMGGSAGKHVIVSGAKLVPKTERERSVKEVGQVIREKIEAIPGVIKTDVSTGNPIGRLITGMGGKAIQVEIIGHSFDETNALAQKIKTAMEKVPGVVDTSISRDINRPELVIEVDREKAATLGLTMNTIASSVKTFVEGSTATKYREKGETYDIYVRLEESFRSKVKDVANLSIVSTLTGEQIKLANFAKVYEKAGPVEIERQNRERVVRVECNVYNRSAGKVKEDIEKELRNIVVPADMMINFGGEAEEQGKAFKDLTLLLLLGIILVYMVMAAQFESLVDPFIVMFAVPFTFTGVFLGFLLTGTTLSLTSFLGIIMLMGIVVNNAIVLISYINILRARGYSMLDAVTKGGKDRLRPVLMTTITTLAALLPMTLSRGEGSESWQPLGITIMSGLSLSTLITMLFVPTLYAIVENRMKKNGGKTR, from the coding sequence ATGAATCTTCCAGAATTCGGCGTAAAAAGGCCGGTCACAAACCTGATGATCTTTTTCTCGATAATCATCATCGCCGGTTACAGCCTGACCCGGCTTGGGGTGGATATGATGCCCGAGATCGAGCCGCCGGTTATAAGCGTTATATCGACATATCCGGGCGCAAGTTCGGAAGATGTTGAGATAAAAGTGACCGAGCCCCTCGAAAATCAGCTTGCCACAACTCCCGGCGTCGAGAAGATAAGTTCACGCTCCATTGAAGGTGTTTCGATTATAAGCCTTAAATTTATTTGGGGGACGAATCTCGATGAGGCCTCCAATGATATCCGCGACCGCATAGAATTGAGTAAGCGTGTCCTGCCTGATATACCCGATGAAATGGAAAACCCCTTTATATTCAAATTCAACACTGCTAATATCCCGATACTTTTCTTTGGAGTAACGGCAAACCAGACATATCCGGAATTATATGAATTGATAGACAAAAGGGTAGGCGATGCCCTGAGGCAGCTTCCCGGCGTCGGTACCGTACAGCTTATGGGCGGGCTTGAGCGGCAGATCAATATATGGATAGACCGCGAACGATTAGAGGGATACGGCTTTTCCATACTTGACATAAAGAATGCTTTGAGAGAGGAAAACGTCACCCAGCCGCTTGGCAGCATAAAGACAGGGTTTACCGATTACCTCCTGCGGCTGCCGGGCGAATTCACAAGCCCCGAGGAGATAAATCTTGTAATACTAGGTAAACGGGACAACAAATTCGTATATTTGAGGGATGTCGCGAAGATCGAGGACGGCTTCAAAGAAGTTGCCATGAAAGTAAGGATCAATAAAACCCCCAGCATAATGATGATGGTGCAGAAGCAGGCAGGGACAAATACCGTCCAAGTGGCGGCCATGGTAAAAGAGAAGATCAAGAAAATTGAACCGACCTTGCCTTCCGACGTAAAGATGTACACCATCTTTGACACTTCAAAAGATATCATAACGGCGCTGGAGTCTCTAAAGGGGACTCTCTGGATAGGCGTAATATTAGTAATCTTTGTGGTCTGGTTCTTTCTCCGGCAGCTTTTTGCGAGTATCATAATCGCGCTCACAATCCCGTTTTCGCTTTTAATCGCTTTTATATATCTTTTCCTCAGCGGGAAGACGATGAATGTTATAAGCATATCAGCGCTGGCTATAGCCGCAGGATTGGTCGTTGATAATGCCATAGTCGTCGTGGATAACGCCATGCGCCATATAGAAAGAGGCGAAAGGCCGCAAGAGGCGGCCATTTTCGGCACATCTGAAATATTGCTTGCCGTGGGAGCGTCGACATTGACTACAATAGTGGTATTTATGCCCATGTTATTTATAAGCGGCGTAGTCGGTATTATATTTGGCCAGCTTGCCGCGATAATTATTGTTACGCTTCTGGCCTCGCTTTTTACTGCCAGCACTTTTACGCCTATGCTCTGTTCCAGGTGGTTAAAACTTGAACCAAAAAAGGATGCTGTCACTCCTCGCCAAAAGTGGTTTTCTAAATTTTATGAAACATCCGAGAGGTGGTTTGACTGGCTGGAGGATATTTATGAGAAAGCGCTTAACTGGTGTATGCACCACAAAAAGACCGTCATAGCCGGGTTTTTGGGCGCTTTTATATTGAGTTTATTTTTATCCCGATTTATAGGGAACGAGTTCATCCCTGAAGAAGATAGCGGCGATATCCGCATAACCGTAGAGCTTCCTTTAGGTACAAGGCTTGAAGAAACAGATAAGGTAGCCCAAAAGATAGAAGATATCTTAAGAAAAAGCGCTCCGGAGGCGCAGTACGTATATGTCAGAAGCGGTGAACCGTCCGGCGGAATGGGAAGGGCCATGGGCGGTTCGGCCGGAAAGCATGTTATTGTGAGCGGCGCCAAACTTGTGCCTAAGACTGAGAGAGAACGTTCTGTCAAGGAAGTAGGACAGGTTATCAGGGAGAAGATAGAAGCCATCCCCGGCGTCATCAAGACAGATGTTTCCACAGGAAATCCGATCGGGAGGCTAATAACCGGTATGGGCGGCAAGGCGATACAAGTGGAGATCATAGGCCATTCTTTCGATGAAACAAATGCCTTGGCTCAAAAGATAAAAACTGCGATGGAAAAGGTACCGGGAGTTGTTGATACGAGCATTTCAAGGGACATAAACCGTCCGGAACTTGTCATAGAGGTGGACAGGGAAAAGGCAGCTACGCTCGGCCTTACGATGAACACCATAGCCTCGAGCGTCAAGACTTTCGTAGAGGGATCGACAGCCACCAAATACAGGGAAAAAGGGGAGACCTATGATATATATGTACGCCTGGAGGAATCTTTCCGTTCCAAGGTGAAGGATGTGGCGAACCTATCAATAGTCTCTACGCTTACGGGAGAACAGATAAAACTGGCTAATTTCGCTAAAGTCTACGAAAAAGCCGGGCCCGTGGAGATAGAGCGGCAGAACAGGGAAAGAGTTGTGAGGGTGGAATGCAACGTATATAACCGTTCGGCCGGAAAGGTCAAGGAAGACATAGAAAAAGAATTACGCAACATAGTCGTACCTGCCGATATGATGATAAATTTCGGGGGCGAAGCTGAAGAGCAGGGAAAGGCATTTAAGGATTTGACTTTGTTACTCCTTCTGGGGATTATATTGGTATATATGGTAATGGCGGCTCAGTTTGAGTCGCTGGTCGATCCTTTTATAGTTATGTTCGCTGTGCCGTTTACATTCACGGGTGTATTTTTAGGCTTTCTTCTGACGGGTACGACGCTCAGCCTTACTTCATTCCTTGGGATCATAATGCTGATGGGCATAGTGGTCAATAACGCCATTGTGCTTATAAGTTATATAAATATTCTTCGCGCGAGGGGTTATTCGATGCTGGATGCGGTTACAAAAGGCGGAAAAGACAGATTGCGGCCGGTACTTATGACTACAATCACGACATTGGCGGCCCTTTTACCTATGACTCTCTCAAGAGGTGAGGGCTCTGAATCCTGGCAGCCTCTCGGCATCACGATTATGAGCGGGCTTTCACTCTCGACTTTAATCACAATGCTTTTTGTCCCTACGCTTTATGCGATAGTGGAGAACAGGATGAAAAAGAACGGTGGAAAAACCCGATGA
- a CDS encoding efflux RND transporter periplasmic adaptor subunit, with product MKIFKTIFYILCFIITVIAISGCGRKAAVKEKQEAVPVRAMKVESKDLKRSLEYVGDLMGQDEATVYPKVSGKIIEKIKEDGSIVKKGDVIAYVDRDEVGLRFEKAPVESPLAGIVGRVYVDIGSNVTPETPIALVSNMNKMEIDLDIPERYLPEVSLGQEAEIAVDAYPNEKFIGKVTMISPVVDLQTRAAPIKIVIDNPDYYLRSGMFARVELTIEERKNAPVVLKEAIMGKAPNTYIYVIEGDKAVLRNVDVGIHEGPYFEITSGLEEGELVAVMGQQKLRDGSLVHVEVD from the coding sequence ATGAAAATATTTAAAACGATTTTTTATATCCTATGTTTTATAATCACGGTCATTGCCATATCGGGCTGCGGAAGAAAAGCGGCAGTTAAAGAGAAGCAGGAAGCGGTACCGGTCAGGGCGATGAAAGTAGAGTCTAAAGACCTCAAAAGGTCCCTCGAGTACGTAGGTGACTTAATGGGCCAGGATGAGGCCACTGTATACCCTAAAGTGAGCGGGAAGATTATAGAAAAGATCAAAGAAGACGGCAGCATCGTAAAAAAGGGCGATGTTATTGCTTATGTAGACAGGGATGAAGTGGGTTTACGGTTTGAAAAAGCGCCCGTCGAAAGCCCTCTTGCCGGAATTGTGGGAAGGGTCTATGTGGACATAGGTTCAAATGTCACGCCGGAGACACCAATAGCGCTTGTGTCCAACATGAATAAGATGGAGATAGACCTTGATATTCCCGAGAGGTACTTGCCTGAGGTGTCATTGGGCCAGGAAGCGGAGATAGCGGTCGATGCCTACCCGAACGAAAAATTTATAGGCAAGGTCACCATGATAAGCCCTGTAGTCGACTTGCAGACGCGCGCCGCTCCCATAAAGATAGTGATAGATAATCCCGATTACTACCTTCGCTCGGGTATGTTCGCGAGAGTAGAACTCACCATAGAGGAGCGAAAGAATGCGCCGGTAGTTTTAAAAGAAGCTATCATGGGCAAAGCGCCGAATACCTACATATATGTAATAGAGGGTGACAAGGCGGTCTTAAGAAATGTTGACGTAGGCATACATGAAGGGCCTTATTTTGAGATTACAAGCGGCTTAGAAGAAGGAGAACTGGTCGCTGTAATGGGCCAGCAGAAACTTCGCGACGGCTCGCTTGTACACGTAGAGGTAGACTAA
- a CDS encoding TolC family protein — MKRYIFILISVFIFGLFSASAEEAAPETEVTYIQTEVVPAEGETTTIMEEGTKGIGDIIEEAAPKPMELRFEPAKMPDGKSVLKPSSDKIPTFTKEDFIATAAIQKTLRIGMVDCVAMALKNNSEILVKKISPLIEKANVRKEKGAFDPELSADFTYRDNTEVGATPLFVPAKSTSQTGTLNLGYDQKLTTGTEIEVDFNNTRLESNSRIQSPNPYYDSFTGITVTQPLLKGAGLIVNKANFLIAKNNKLKSDQDVIKELLVVLTDVKKSYYDFQYTQEQYRAVEAALMRSEELHRINKERYEKGLASDVDLLQSVAEVSRARQGLAAAENAMKTSEDNLKFITNLIDDPELWNSDIVLLDKVTYEKEMPGLVEAINEAFKYRPDYEAAKIDLKNRDIDVIFYRNGMLPTVDLVGSYGSNGLGKGYRSDMNTLGSGDYQDWSAGVSVSFPFWDDANKGNYEKSKLEKQQALIGFKRLEQNIILQIRDAVRNIDIKYRMLEASGETKKAEERNYEAQELRFKAGLVGTKDMVDYQERLTRAQVNFIKSVIDYKITLIELAKVKGTMLEEDNITLE; from the coding sequence ATGAAAAGATACATTTTTATATTAATTTCTGTTTTTATATTTGGTCTATTCTCTGCCTCTGCGGAAGAAGCCGCGCCGGAGACAGAGGTCACATATATCCAGACCGAAGTAGTGCCTGCCGAAGGAGAAACTACGACCATTATGGAAGAAGGCACGAAGGGAATAGGGGATATAATAGAGGAAGCCGCCCCCAAGCCCATGGAACTCCGGTTTGAACCGGCAAAGATGCCGGATGGTAAATCCGTCCTTAAGCCGTCGTCCGATAAGATCCCGACTTTTACCAAAGAGGATTTTATCGCGACGGCTGCTATACAAAAGACACTTCGAATAGGCATGGTAGACTGCGTCGCCATGGCGCTCAAAAACAATTCCGAAATACTGGTAAAAAAGATCTCTCCGCTCATAGAAAAGGCCAATGTAAGAAAAGAGAAAGGCGCGTTTGACCCGGAATTATCCGCCGATTTCACTTACCGGGACAATACCGAAGTGGGGGCTACTCCACTTTTTGTGCCAGCAAAATCTACAAGCCAGACGGGCACATTGAACCTGGGGTATGACCAGAAGCTTACTACCGGCACAGAAATAGAGGTGGACTTTAATAATACAAGGTTAGAGTCCAATTCCAGGATCCAGAGCCCCAATCCGTATTACGATTCATTCACCGGAATTACGGTGACTCAGCCGCTCCTCAAGGGGGCCGGCCTCATTGTAAATAAGGCCAATTTCCTGATAGCGAAAAATAATAAATTAAAATCGGACCAGGATGTCATTAAAGAGCTGCTAGTAGTCCTTACCGACGTAAAAAAGAGTTACTACGATTTTCAGTACACGCAGGAACAGTATAGAGCCGTCGAGGCGGCCCTGATGCGCTCGGAGGAACTTCACAGGATAAATAAAGAGAGGTATGAAAAAGGCCTAGCGAGCGATGTAGACCTTCTTCAATCGGTGGCGGAAGTCTCGCGCGCAAGACAGGGTTTGGCTGCCGCGGAAAATGCCATGAAGACATCCGAGGATAACCTGAAATTTATAACAAACCTCATAGATGACCCGGAACTTTGGAATTCTGACATAGTGCTTCTGGATAAGGTGACCTATGAAAAAGAGATGCCCGGCCTTGTAGAGGCCATAAATGAAGCGTTTAAATACAGGCCGGATTACGAGGCGGCCAAAATCGACCTGAAGAATAGAGACATAGATGTCATTTTTTACCGGAACGGCATGCTGCCTACAGTGGATCTTGTCGGAAGCTACGGGTCAAACGGCCTGGGTAAGGGTTATAGGAGCGATATGAATACGCTGGGGAGCGGGGATTATCAGGATTGGTCTGCGGGCGTAAGCGTTTCCTTTCCATTCTGGGATGACGCGAACAAGGGAAATTATGAAAAGTCCAAGCTGGAAAAGCAGCAGGCACTTATAGGTTTTAAACGCCTTGAGCAGAATATAATATTACAGATAAGAGATGCCGTCAGAAATATAGACATTAAATACAGGATGCTGGAGGCCTCCGGCGAGACAAAGAAGGCCGAAGAGCGGAATTACGAAGCCCAGGAATTGCGATTTAAAGCCGGGCTCGTTGGCACAAAGGACATGGTGGATTATCAGGAACGCCTTACAAGGGCGCAGGTGAATTTTATAAAGAGCGTCATAGATTATAAGATCACACTGATTGAATTGGCCAAGGTAAAAGGGACGATGCTCGAAGAAGACAATATAACGTTGGAATAA
- a CDS encoding MarR family transcriptional regulator, whose protein sequence is MAGMPISEFADRINEIMPLIMRNFLRQQTKEFYKTKITIPQFGILDYLSREGELKMTDISKMLNVTTAAVTGIVDKLVRYGYVMRKPDTEDRRIIKVKITAKGNDIVRKMIEHRRQMIINMFDKISEKEREEYLGILNHIKEHLTE, encoded by the coding sequence ATGGCCGGGATGCCGATATCGGAATTTGCAGACAGGATAAACGAGATAATGCCTTTGATTATGCGCAATTTTCTTCGCCAGCAGACGAAAGAGTTCTACAAGACAAAGATCACGATTCCCCAGTTCGGGATACTCGATTACCTGAGCAGGGAAGGCGAGCTGAAAATGACCGATATATCAAAGATGCTCAATGTGACTACTGCGGCCGTGACCGGCATAGTCGATAAGCTTGTGAGGTACGGATACGTTATGAGGAAGCCCGATACCGAAGACAGGCGCATAATCAAAGTAAAGATAACTGCCAAGGGAAATGACATAGTGAGGAAGATGATTGAACACAGGCGCCAGATGATCATAAACATGTTTGATAAGATATCCGAGAAAGAAAGAGAAGAGTATCTCGGCATTCTTAATCATATAAAAGAGCATTTAACAGAGTAA
- a CDS encoding O-antigen ligase family protein, with the protein MESIMVKNRQLFDKAVLISLCAMIFTLPFSKSMVEIFFIIALTCWVIKHFIIYYSSAHRVSLLKALAPVYTELNLPMALFVLIGFLSTIGSVSLPLSLEGFFFKLFEWIMIYFIVAESISTKEKVNLILKVIIASALLVGIDGIFQLVTGADFLRNYPVQGYRVIACFDTPNGFAAWLIIMLPLAFSLAYFSKSSKKALLWILVCILIFGFVLTYSRSALIAVLLSFVLLGLFRSKRLFVISIILVLILPFIAPHYIKERMKASMIDDVRVTLWQEALNITADYPILGSGLNTYASIAPKYKLTEETGCYPHNSYLQMAAESGLLGLGAFLWILIALFRTSLINVKRINDKFYEAVLVGLLAGLFGFLVHSFFDVNIYTLQLGNLMWFIMGLIVAVQRVALQKNLP; encoded by the coding sequence ATGGAAAGCATAATGGTAAAAAACAGGCAATTATTCGATAAGGCAGTACTGATATCTTTGTGCGCTATGATATTTACTCTGCCGTTTTCAAAATCTATGGTAGAGATATTTTTCATTATTGCGCTGACCTGCTGGGTTATAAAGCACTTTATAATCTATTATTCCAGCGCTCACCGAGTTTCCCTTTTAAAGGCGCTTGCGCCGGTTTATACAGAGTTAAATTTACCGATGGCCTTATTTGTTTTGATAGGCTTTTTATCCACCATAGGCAGCGTTTCGCTCCCCTTAAGCCTGGAAGGTTTTTTCTTTAAGCTTTTTGAGTGGATAATGATATATTTTATAGTCGCCGAGAGCATTAGCACTAAAGAAAAAGTAAATTTAATCTTAAAAGTAATAATTGCCTCAGCACTTCTTGTGGGCATAGACGGAATATTTCAGCTTGTTACGGGAGCCGATTTCTTGAGAAATTATCCTGTGCAGGGCTATAGGGTTATCGCATGTTTTGATACCCCGAACGGCTTTGCCGCCTGGCTTATCATAATGCTTCCGCTGGCGTTCAGCCTTGCTTATTTTTCAAAAAGCAGCAAAAAAGCTCTCTTATGGATTTTAGTATGCATCTTGATTTTTGGCTTCGTGTTAACGTATTCAAGAAGCGCTTTGATAGCGGTTTTATTATCTTTTGTTTTATTGGGGCTCTTCCGGAGCAAGCGGTTATTCGTAATTTCCATAATATTAGTATTGATCTTACCTTTTATTGCGCCTCATTACATAAAAGAACGTATGAAAGCTTCAATGATAGATGACGTTAGGGTTACTTTATGGCAGGAAGCGCTGAATATTACCGCGGATTATCCGATCCTGGGCAGCGGATTAAATACCTACGCCAGCATCGCCCCTAAGTATAAACTTACGGAAGAAACAGGCTGCTATCCACACAACTCTTATCTCCAAATGGCAGCGGAGTCCGGCCTGCTCGGACTGGGGGCGTTTCTTTGGATATTAATCGCACTTTTCAGGACATCGCTAATAAATGTTAAAAGAATAAATGACAAGTTCTATGAAGCCGTACTAGTAGGCCTCTTGGCAGGGCTATTTGGGTTTTTAGTACATAGCTTTTTCGACGTCAATATATACACGCTTCAACTGGGCAATTTGATGTGGTTTATAATGGGATTAATTGTCGCTGTGCAAAGAGTCGCTTTACAGAAAAACCTTCCTTAA
- a CDS encoding B12-binding domain-containing radical SAM protein produces the protein MFKIVLISTDESAAALGAKIISANLIKHGFDTSIVLMPYLGDNFSKFHWEDLENICKGANLIGISCMTHGIKKAVEVRKALQKNVKAPVIIGGVHAILDPESAFDSFDFICYGEGEDLIVELADCLANNRSFCDIPGLQGKYQGKIFKNPPQPLSKDINDYPFPDYDLSHQYILVSNRLVPMKFGHITCDSFEVMGSRGCPHSCTYCSNHKINENFPWRKKVRQYTNDYFIAHLKEVNRAYPVIRSFWLEDDTFFAKDTGQIRDFAIRYKKEINKPFIILVSPWTYSEEKVRIMAEAGMDRLIFGIQSGSENVNYNVYNRKIANDKLLEIVRSLSNFKEVLTHYDFIGMNPFETREDLISTIQFIKKFPAPFFIFSNNLAFYPGTKLRERAIEAGLNISHRDRHGDARHGYSVLKNENIKHKLFHFTLLMMAGKSSRVKIGSVPRAFVSDRMLRFYSFLDKKCESFINRCVALLSIIMMHADWKLFLRKHLGRKQIQDLKKIYFNLFK, from the coding sequence ATGTTTAAGATAGTGCTTATTTCTACGGATGAAAGCGCCGCGGCTTTGGGCGCTAAGATTATCTCCGCGAATCTGATAAAACACGGTTTCGATACCTCTATAGTGCTTATGCCGTATTTAGGGGATAATTTTAGTAAATTTCATTGGGAAGACCTTGAAAATATTTGTAAAGGCGCGAACCTTATCGGTATTTCGTGTATGACGCACGGGATCAAGAAAGCCGTTGAGGTAAGGAAGGCGCTGCAAAAAAATGTGAAAGCCCCTGTTATAATAGGCGGCGTTCATGCCATATTAGACCCGGAGAGCGCTTTTGACAGTTTCGATTTTATTTGTTACGGAGAGGGGGAAGACCTTATAGTGGAACTGGCAGACTGCCTGGCAAATAATAGATCATTTTGCGACATCCCCGGACTGCAGGGTAAATATCAGGGCAAGATATTCAAGAATCCGCCCCAACCATTGAGTAAAGATATAAATGATTATCCTTTCCCCGACTACGATTTAAGCCACCAATATATTCTTGTATCGAACAGGCTGGTGCCGATGAAGTTTGGTCATATTACCTGTGATTCTTTTGAGGTTATGGGCTCGCGCGGGTGCCCCCATAGCTGTACCTATTGCTCAAATCATAAAATTAACGAGAATTTTCCGTGGAGAAAAAAGGTCAGGCAGTATACAAATGACTATTTTATCGCTCATTTGAAAGAAGTCAACAGGGCGTATCCGGTTATTAGAAGTTTCTGGCTCGAAGACGATACTTTTTTCGCCAAAGACACCGGGCAGATCCGCGATTTCGCTATTAGGTACAAAAAAGAAATCAATAAGCCTTTTATTATCCTTGTTTCGCCGTGGACTTATTCCGAGGAAAAGGTAAGAATTATGGCCGAAGCGGGGATGGACAGGCTGATTTTTGGTATTCAAAGCGGGAGCGAGAACGTCAATTATAATGTTTACAACCGAAAGATTGCTAATGATAAGCTGTTGGAAATAGTCCGCTCCCTTAGCAATTTCAAGGAGGTGCTTACGCATTACGATTTTATCGGCATGAATCCTTTTGAGACAAGAGAGGACCTGATAAGTACTATTCAATTTATCAAAAAATTCCCGGCGCCGTTTTTTATTTTTAGCAACAATTTGGCTTTTTATCCAGGGACGAAGCTTCGAGAGCGGGCCATTGAAGCAGGCCTTAATATAAGCCATAGGGATAGGCACGGGGATGCGCGGCACGGATATTCAGTGCTAAAAAATGAAAATATAAAGCATAAACTTTTTCATTTTACATTATTGATGATGGCCGGTAAATCCAGCCGGGTCAAGATCGGAAGTGTCCCCAGGGCCTTTGTCTCTGATCGCATGCTTCGTTTTTATAGCTTTCTGGATAAAAAATGCGAGTCTTTTATTAATAGGTGTGTCGCCCTTCTGAGTATTATCATGATGCACGCCGACTGGAAATTATTTTTAAGAAAGCATTTGGGCCGTAAACAGATACAGGATTTAAAGAAGATATACTTTAATCTGTTTAAATAA
- a CDS encoding sugar transferase translates to MKRIFDLITALLLLACLSLPLLAIAVIIKLTSAGPVLYWSDRVGKDNKIFKMCKFRTMRIDTPVVATHLFKDADRYVTPIGSFLRRFSLDELPQLFNIISGDMTFVGPRPALFNQDDLIELRSRKNVHSLTPGVTGWAQINGRDKLPIPIKVEFDEYYLKNKSLLLDIKIIFITLLKVIKREGVKY, encoded by the coding sequence GTGAAACGTATTTTTGATTTAATTACTGCGCTTTTACTATTGGCTTGCTTAAGCTTGCCGTTATTGGCGATCGCGGTAATTATTAAATTGACCTCCGCCGGCCCGGTATTATACTGGTCGGACAGGGTGGGAAAAGATAATAAGATATTTAAAATGTGCAAATTTCGCACGATGCGAATCGATACGCCGGTAGTCGCAACGCATCTTTTTAAAGATGCGGATCGCTACGTTACGCCAATAGGCTCTTTTTTGCGCAGATTTAGTTTAGATGAGCTGCCGCAATTATTCAACATAATATCGGGCGATATGACATTTGTGGGCCCAAGGCCGGCATTATTCAACCAGGACGATTTGATAGAATTGAGGTCTAGAAAGAATGTGCACAGCCTTACCCCGGGCGTTACCGGGTGGGCCCAGATTAACGGCAGGGACAAATTACCCATTCCCATAAAGGTTGAATTTGATGAGTATTATCTAAAAAATAAAAGCTTGCTTTTAGATATTAAAATCATATTTATTACGCTGCTTAAGGTCATAAAGAGAGAAGGAGTGAAGTATTAG
- a CDS encoding NAD-dependent epimerase/dehydratase family protein → MRILITGATGFIGKALCEALYECDFDLRAAVRQKDDKLSVNYEIVEIGDIGPQTNWQKALVGVDIVVHSAGRAHILGNKADNSLAAFRRVNALGTERLARMAAKWGVKKFIFISSVKVNGEGAPRSYTENDLPAPKDAYGISKQEAEGLLARIAAETGLQCIVLRLPLVYGPGVKANFKNLIKMAGLGLPLPFGGITNRRSFIYLGNLIDAIITCVTHPLAAGETFMVSDGEDISTPKLIKMIAFAMDKKALLFSLHPGILRMLGKIAGKGEEVEKLTRTLLIDSSKIRNLLGWKPPFTIEEGIKQTVKG, encoded by the coding sequence ATGAGGATACTAATCACCGGCGCGACAGGTTTTATTGGAAAGGCATTATGCGAAGCTTTGTATGAGTGCGATTTTGATCTGCGCGCTGCAGTGCGGCAAAAGGACGATAAACTTTCTGTTAATTACGAAATAGTCGAGATCGGCGATATAGGCCCTCAGACCAACTGGCAAAAGGCGTTAGTCGGAGTAGATATAGTTGTTCATTCGGCCGGGCGAGCGCACATATTGGGCAATAAAGCCGATAATTCGCTAGCCGCGTTCCGCAGAGTTAATGCGCTGGGCACGGAACGGCTGGCTCGCATGGCCGCAAAATGGGGAGTTAAAAAATTTATTTTTATTAGTTCGGTCAAAGTAAATGGCGAAGGGGCTCCACGGTCATATACCGAAAATGACCTTCCGGCACCCAAGGACGCCTATGGCATCAGCAAGCAAGAAGCCGAAGGTTTATTGGCGCGCATAGCCGCCGAAACGGGCCTTCAATGTATAGTTTTGCGACTTCCCTTGGTTTACGGGCCAGGGGTAAAAGCCAATTTTAAGAATTTGATTAAGATGGCCGGCCTAGGACTGCCTTTACCGTTCGGGGGTATTACCAACCGGCGCAGTTTTATTTACCTCGGTAATTTGATAGATGCCATCATTACTTGTGTTACTCATCCTTTGGCGGCAGGCGAGACTTTTATGGTAAGCGATGGCGAGGATATTTCTACGCCGAAATTAATAAAGATGATCGCTTTTGCGATGGATAAAAAAGCGCTCTTATTTTCTTTGCATCCGGGCATATTAAGGATGCTCGGCAAAATTGCAGGGAAGGGCGAAGAAGTAGAAAAATTGACAAGAACTTTGCTTATTGACAGCAGTAAGATCAGAAATTTGCTTGGCTGGAAACCGCCGTTTACCATTGAAGAAGGGATTAAACAAACCGTTAAAGGATAA